The proteins below are encoded in one region of Leptospira montravelensis:
- the murJ gene encoding murein biosynthesis integral membrane protein MurJ, with product MTKQAKVSESSTRRSLALSFYTFLSRILGLIRDHFMAVSFGTGMVASAFSVAYRLPNMFRNLLAEGTLSQSFMPIFSEYEKMGVLEARVMAGTVLSFLFLCLSLFVALFWFFAAGFLPALVGGAPEYGILVVELSLVLFFLIMTASLSSIFMSISNSHHNYFVPSLSPIILNFSYLIVFIFVFPFYHEIKEKVFILAYGIVTGGVLQLLVQAWYVYKNGFGPIFRLNLKHPAIRKIFKLMLPAALGGSFYQIGLLVDIFLANYIQNQNPGLGAVVSLDYSQRLVQLPTGIIGVALATTILPSLLKDLREGREENVPKEISDVLAFAFFLTLPASIGLAVLGETVLDSIYYGGRWDHLATITAFYPLVFYSFAIPFYSINKVLVSSYYAFSDTKTPLRIQLVSFGLSIVVSIGLMFYLKHSAIALASALSASVTSMLLLFYLKAHQVKIPFFTVWFRILKMLPALFGLFLWLVVSEWFIKPFLVTYLSESLGIGFANVSRLCLVVSILPAMVIYFVVAGISKLPEAEIIIGRFFRRFRKKNS from the coding sequence ATGACGAAACAAGCCAAGGTAAGTGAGTCAAGCACCAGACGTTCGCTTGCCCTTTCTTTTTATACATTTTTATCTCGAATATTGGGACTCATTCGTGACCACTTTATGGCTGTTAGTTTTGGGACAGGGATGGTTGCTTCTGCATTTAGTGTAGCTTATCGTTTGCCCAATATGTTTCGAAACCTATTGGCAGAAGGAACTTTAAGCCAATCCTTTATGCCGATTTTTTCAGAATATGAAAAAATGGGTGTATTGGAAGCAAGGGTGATGGCAGGAACTGTCCTTAGTTTCCTTTTCCTTTGTTTGTCTTTATTTGTAGCATTGTTTTGGTTTTTTGCGGCAGGGTTTTTACCCGCACTTGTGGGTGGGGCACCTGAATATGGGATACTTGTCGTTGAACTTTCGTTAGTTTTGTTTTTTTTGATTATGACCGCCAGTTTGTCATCGATTTTTATGTCGATTTCTAACTCTCATCATAATTATTTTGTTCCTTCTTTATCTCCCATCATCCTTAACTTTAGTTATTTGATTGTTTTTATTTTTGTTTTTCCCTTTTATCATGAGATCAAAGAAAAAGTATTTATTCTTGCCTATGGAATTGTAACGGGAGGAGTGTTACAACTTCTAGTCCAAGCTTGGTATGTATACAAAAATGGGTTTGGACCCATCTTTCGATTGAATTTGAAACATCCCGCCATTCGAAAAATCTTTAAACTGATGTTACCTGCGGCCCTTGGGGGAAGTTTTTATCAAATAGGACTTCTAGTAGATATTTTCCTCGCTAATTACATCCAAAACCAAAACCCAGGACTTGGGGCAGTGGTGAGTTTAGATTATTCACAAAGGCTTGTCCAACTTCCTACAGGAATCATTGGAGTCGCTCTTGCCACTACCATTTTGCCATCGCTTTTGAAAGACCTGCGCGAAGGTAGGGAAGAGAATGTTCCAAAAGAAATATCGGATGTATTGGCTTTTGCATTTTTTTTAACACTGCCGGCAAGCATTGGTTTGGCGGTGTTAGGGGAAACCGTTTTGGATTCGATTTATTATGGTGGCCGTTGGGACCATTTAGCAACGATCACCGCTTTTTATCCTTTGGTCTTTTATTCTTTTGCCATTCCATTTTACAGTATCAATAAAGTTTTGGTGTCTTCTTATTACGCATTTTCGGATACAAAAACACCTTTACGAATTCAGTTGGTTTCTTTCGGCCTTAGTATTGTTGTAAGTATTGGACTTATGTTCTATTTAAAACATTCGGCCATTGCTTTGGCATCGGCTCTGAGTGCTTCTGTGACTTCTATGTTATTGTTATTTTATTTGAAAGCCCACCAGGTAAAAATTCCCTTTTTTACTGTTTGGTTTCGAATTTTGAAAATGTTACCTGCCCTCTTTGGACTTTTTCTTTGGTTAGTAGTTTCTGAGTGGTTCATAAAACCTTTTTTAGTAACATATCTTTCCGAATCTTTAGGGATTGGTTTTGCCAATGTAAGTCGACTTTGTCTTGTGGTTTCCATTCTCCCGGCAATGGTCATATACTTTGTTGTGGCAGGGATATCTAAATTACCAGAAGCAGAAATTATTATAGGTAGATTTTTCCGCAGGTTTCGAAAAAAAAATTCCTAG
- a CDS encoding STAS domain-containing protein: MEAKDKVFSIQLKGGLDGTSAEDFYRYFESQVGKGYRKFLFQFGALDFITSNGISVIVKIHKQITKIGAVYAIYGVKQEVEDVLTLVGLFDKLPIFRDHNQAESFLLKIEPKLPNPPETNSSKESVSQAQVGRENRIRFYFTGKSKDRDSTNQEKEPVSQLESMPEQEMQEPVTQVKPSPSSPMELVLEEKLNSLRLEIKDTLNHELERRFAVYKSSPGSEEKRITIPSYIQSKTKQLETIERIIQCEVCGTRLRLHKFGKHECPGCSTQFEVSTNGSVRFLEKLNPL, from the coding sequence ATGGAAGCCAAAGATAAAGTATTTTCAATCCAATTGAAAGGTGGTTTAGACGGAACTAGCGCTGAAGATTTTTATCGTTATTTTGAATCGCAAGTAGGTAAAGGATACAGAAAATTTTTGTTCCAGTTCGGGGCTTTAGATTTTATTACCTCCAACGGAATCAGTGTGATTGTTAAAATCCATAAACAAATTACAAAGATAGGTGCAGTTTATGCCATTTATGGAGTGAAACAAGAAGTGGAAGATGTTCTAACTCTTGTTGGCCTTTTTGATAAACTTCCTATTTTTAGAGATCACAATCAGGCAGAATCTTTCCTTTTAAAGATCGAGCCGAAACTTCCAAATCCTCCTGAAACGAATTCATCAAAGGAATCTGTTTCACAAGCCCAAGTTGGACGTGAAAATCGGATTCGTTTTTATTTTACCGGGAAATCCAAGGATAGAGATTCCACAAATCAAGAGAAGGAACCTGTTTCTCAATTGGAATCCATGCCAGAACAAGAAATGCAAGAACCTGTAACTCAGGTCAAACCTAGTCCTTCCTCTCCTATGGAATTAGTTTTGGAAGAAAAACTAAATAGCTTAAGGTTGGAAATCAAGGATACTTTAAACCATGAATTGGAGAGAAGGTTTGCTGTTTATAAATCCTCTCCTGGGTCGGAAGAAAAAAGAATTACGATTCCCAGCTACATTCAATCTAAAACAAAACAATTAGAAACCATTGAACGAATCATACAATGTGAAGTTTGCGGAACAAGGTTAAGACTCCATAAATTTGGGAAACACGAATGTCCGGGTTGCTCTACCCAGTTCGAAGTGAGCACCAACGGTTCCGTGCGTTTTCTTGAAAAATTGAATCCACTCTAA
- a CDS encoding LIC_12071 family protein, translated as MKYSRFFLSFILFFFLCEALALSAVVWTFYESLQNALTQEQFVSDHRARDLTLALAKSSEQRLQNEGYVELEKMFHRYVEQSKNDPEEFYIQKISLYSVDATLLVSTDTIYTPEELKNRKPDEALLHSTFFKKGIRMKKWQWSEPENGENPVINSKRDPKVRSGFEWVLSYLPLAKSNTVRLTSPLYKPGTLDVSGLVILVYERGNLGLLFENQWKLVEWMVLNYILFAFIVSLVLTGAFVAYTMLVAKDSSVLPKEAKNLPLFEKKTLETVDTPESHVEPIVDLTVEQNDGTNVNVGSESEVEILSEGPMVSHVSPGSKETPIRDAIFLG; from the coding sequence ATGAAATATTCACGTTTTTTTCTATCCTTTATACTTTTCTTTTTCCTCTGTGAGGCCTTGGCTCTCAGTGCTGTGGTTTGGACGTTTTATGAATCTTTACAAAATGCTCTCACCCAAGAACAATTTGTTTCTGACCATAGAGCTCGTGATTTAACATTGGCTTTGGCAAAAAGTTCGGAGCAAAGACTACAGAACGAAGGTTATGTGGAACTAGAAAAAATGTTCCATCGTTATGTAGAACAATCGAAAAATGATCCTGAAGAATTTTACATTCAAAAAATCAGTTTGTATTCAGTAGATGCCACTCTTCTTGTTTCTACGGATACCATTTACACTCCAGAAGAATTAAAAAATAGAAAACCTGATGAGGCGCTCCTCCATTCCACTTTTTTCAAAAAAGGGATTCGGATGAAAAAATGGCAATGGTCAGAGCCGGAAAATGGTGAAAATCCCGTCATAAATTCCAAACGAGATCCCAAAGTTCGGTCTGGCTTTGAATGGGTTCTTTCCTATTTGCCACTTGCTAAGTCAAATACTGTCAGGCTTACTTCACCATTATACAAACCAGGAACACTCGATGTTTCGGGACTTGTGATTTTGGTATATGAAAGAGGAAACTTAGGATTACTTTTTGAAAACCAATGGAAACTTGTGGAATGGATGGTATTAAATTACATTCTATTTGCATTTATAGTAAGTTTGGTTTTAACAGGTGCTTTTGTGGCCTACACTATGTTAGTTGCAAAAGATTCTTCCGTTTTACCTAAAGAAGCAAAGAACCTTCCCTTATTTGAGAAAAAAACATTAGAAACAGTGGATACACCAGAGAGTCACGTGGAACCAATAGTTGATTTAACGGTAGAGCAAAACGATGGAACCAATGTAAATGTAGGATCTGAAAGTGAAGTAGAAATTCTTTCGGAAGGACCAATGGTTTCCCATGTTTCCCCTGGCTCTAAAGAAACACCCATTCGCGATGCGATCTTTTTAGGATAG
- the lipB gene encoding lipoyl(octanoyl) transferase LipB has product MTKFLHQKGLPSYLFPSIVPYIRYVKFQENSRKNRRESMLFLEHSPCLTGGIGAKAENLLVSASHLSSLGVEVVTLPRGGDFTAHEPGQIVGYLHIDLKKRNLSLGDFLRALNQSLVVSIKETWGLTVEENPKAPGLYTLEEPKRKLVSEGIFAKSYFTSFGFALNGLNNLSTFSLINPCGAKSEDMTSLLRLGKDKDFPRKRREFVEIFTKTFIGLLP; this is encoded by the coding sequence ATGACAAAGTTTCTCCATCAAAAAGGACTTCCTTCTTACCTGTTTCCTTCGATCGTTCCGTACATAAGATACGTGAAATTCCAGGAAAATTCCAGGAAAAATCGAAGAGAATCCATGCTCTTTTTAGAACACAGTCCATGTTTGACAGGGGGCATAGGTGCGAAAGCGGAAAATCTTTTGGTTTCAGCTTCTCATTTGTCTTCCCTTGGGGTAGAGGTGGTCACCCTGCCTAGAGGAGGGGACTTTACAGCCCATGAACCCGGCCAAATTGTCGGTTACTTACACATTGATTTGAAAAAAAGAAATTTAAGTTTGGGTGATTTTTTGCGAGCCTTAAACCAGAGTTTGGTGGTCTCCATTAAAGAAACTTGGGGTTTAACCGTGGAAGAAAATCCAAAGGCACCGGGACTCTATACGTTAGAAGAACCCAAACGTAAACTTGTCTCTGAGGGGATCTTTGCTAAGTCTTATTTCACAAGTTTTGGGTTCGCCTTAAATGGTCTGAATAATCTCTCTACCTTTTCTCTCATCAATCCTTGCGGGGCCAAGTCAGAGGATATGACCTCTCTCCTTCGTTTGGGAAAAGATAAGGATTTCCCCAGGAAACGCAGGGAATTTGTAGAGATTTTTACGAAAACATTCATTGGCCTACTTCCTTAA
- a CDS encoding type II toxin-antitoxin system antitoxin SocA domain-containing protein, translating into MEKLCHAILWILEKSPNGRARLDLAKLLYYSDGVHFQKHAEMITRGEYIHLEDSPYPVKLNEALLFLKEKGHIDAIPKIEGNGIQGFTLRFLRPMEGLILSREDKRVMMKVLEAFRGRVVDENRHYPNLYENYVVTPLFDSIPFSVDRINTKIHVLVQKSLLNLSGKMFRVLFERSE; encoded by the coding sequence ATGGAGAAACTTTGTCATGCGATCCTTTGGATCCTCGAAAAATCACCGAATGGTAGAGCCCGCCTTGATTTGGCGAAATTGCTGTATTATTCGGATGGTGTTCATTTCCAAAAACATGCGGAGATGATCACAAGAGGAGAATATATCCACTTAGAAGACTCCCCTTACCCCGTCAAACTGAACGAAGCACTTTTATTTTTGAAAGAAAAGGGACATATCGATGCCATTCCCAAAATTGAAGGAAATGGAATCCAAGGATTTACGTTACGATTTTTAAGACCTATGGAAGGTTTAATCCTTTCTAGAGAAGACAAACGCGTAATGATGAAGGTTCTCGAAGCCTTTCGCGGCCGGGTAGTGGATGAAAATCGTCATTACCCCAACCTCTACGAAAATTACGTGGTCACTCCCCTCTTCGATTCCATTCCGTTTTCTGTGGATCGGATCAATACGAAAATCCATGTTCTCGTCCAAAAAAGCCTTTTGAATCTATCGGGCAAAATGTTTAGAGTTTTATTTGAGAGGTCAGAATGA
- the panD gene encoding aspartate 1-decarboxylase, with protein sequence MIITVCKGKIHRAIVTEAELHYEGSLTVDQDLMDLAGMKPYEQVSVVNVNNGARFETYLIVGERGSGTICLNGAAARLGMKGDKVIIITYGQVDEKDLSADYKPKVVFVDENNRPKKA encoded by the coding sequence ATGATCATCACTGTTTGCAAAGGCAAAATCCATAGAGCCATCGTTACCGAAGCGGAGCTCCACTACGAAGGTAGTCTTACTGTTGACCAAGACCTAATGGATTTGGCCGGAATGAAACCTTATGAACAAGTAAGCGTGGTAAACGTCAATAACGGAGCCCGGTTCGAAACCTACTTGATCGTAGGGGAACGCGGTTCTGGAACCATTTGTTTGAACGGGGCAGCGGCAAGGCTTGGAATGAAAGGGGACAAAGTCATCATCATCACCTATGGTCAGGTGGACGAAAAGGACCTTTCAGCCGATTACAAACCAAAAGTGGTCTTCGTGGATGAGAACAATCGCCCGAAAAAAGCCTAA